From Verrucomicrobiia bacterium, the proteins below share one genomic window:
- a CDS encoding cation-transporting P-type ATPase: MTRRRVPADLPGGPPVLATGEESLASPRMRELTSPPTTPWHALAESEVLKSLDTAVSSGLDTAEAGRRLERHGRNEMTARAGIPGWRRFLLQFHQLLVYVLLIAAAKAAFLGEFVDAAVIAAVVLVNAIVGYIQESGAERAIGALSKLLRTEATVRRDGHKRRIPAEELVPGDIVLLQSGDRVPADLRLLEIRSLQCDEAALTGESVPAEKSTAALPDSTGLGDRRNLAFAGTLVTYGQGVGAVVSTGDGTETGRIATMIAKSEDLMTPLTRKIHRFSKLLVYVILGLSAVTFLIGWLRGNPANDMFMAAIALAVGAIPEGLPAAVTITLAIGVSRMAARRAIIRRLPAVETLGSTTVICSDKTGTLTENQMTVREVHAGGQTFAVTGNGYAGEGNFLHNGDPVIPAPSGALEETLRAGVLCNDTLLVRDEHGRPKVQGDPTEAALLVAGQKAGFHLDPTHGANPRLDVIPFESQHMYMATLHEGDPRRIYTKGALDRLLARCDRALDAAGCEGPLDGASVRAEADRMAAQGLRVLGFARRRVEPDHDALHPTHLTEGLTFLGLQGMMDPPRAEAAEAVRHCREAGIAVKMITGDHAVTAAAIAAQLGLQGATDARGHLRALSGGELEAIADADLPRVAEETAVFARVAPEQKLRLVRALQARGHVVAMTGDGVNDAPALKQADIGVAMGISGTEVAKGAAAMVLLDDNFASIEAAVEEGRNVFDNLVKFIVWTLPTNGGEGLLLLAAIVLGTDLPVLPVQLLWINMTTAVLLGLMLVFEPKEPGLMSRPPRDPAQPLLTRALVMRTALVSVLMLLAGQALFVWEQRALGAPVNEARTIVVNLIVGIEVFYLLNCRSLTTSFLRIGWFSNRWVWIGIAIMLTAQLLFTYLPVMNRWFGTAPIRPEAWLHVFLAGLAVFLIVELEKWCRFHGQRAARALPE, from the coding sequence ATGACCCGCAGGCGCGTGCCGGCTGATCTGCCGGGAGGTCCGCCAGTCTTGGCAACGGGTGAAGAATCCCTAGCATCGCCCCGAATGCGTGAGCTCACGTCGCCGCCCACCACCCCCTGGCACGCTCTTGCCGAATCGGAGGTGCTGAAGTCGCTCGACACCGCGGTGTCGTCCGGTCTGGACACCGCCGAGGCCGGGCGGCGGCTGGAACGACATGGGCGGAACGAAATGACGGCCCGGGCCGGCATCCCGGGGTGGAGGCGGTTCCTGCTGCAGTTCCACCAACTCCTGGTCTATGTGCTGCTGATTGCCGCCGCAAAGGCCGCATTCCTCGGCGAGTTCGTGGACGCCGCCGTGATCGCGGCGGTGGTGCTCGTCAACGCGATTGTCGGGTACATCCAGGAGTCGGGCGCGGAGAGGGCCATTGGGGCACTCTCAAAACTGCTGCGCACCGAGGCCACGGTGCGCCGCGACGGCCACAAGCGGCGCATTCCGGCCGAGGAACTGGTGCCCGGCGATATCGTGCTGCTCCAGTCCGGCGACCGGGTGCCGGCGGACCTGCGCCTCCTGGAGATCCGCAGCCTGCAATGCGACGAGGCCGCGCTGACCGGCGAGTCCGTTCCGGCCGAGAAGTCCACCGCGGCCCTTCCGGACTCCACCGGGCTCGGGGACCGCCGAAACCTGGCCTTCGCCGGCACGCTGGTCACCTACGGTCAGGGGGTGGGTGCCGTGGTCTCCACGGGAGACGGCACCGAGACCGGCCGCATCGCGACGATGATTGCGAAGTCCGAGGACCTCATGACCCCGCTGACCCGGAAGATTCACCGGTTCAGCAAGCTGCTGGTCTACGTGATCCTCGGGCTTTCCGCGGTGACGTTCCTGATCGGTTGGCTGCGGGGAAATCCGGCCAATGACATGTTCATGGCGGCAATCGCGCTGGCGGTCGGGGCGATTCCCGAGGGACTGCCGGCGGCGGTCACGATCACCCTGGCCATCGGGGTGAGCCGGATGGCCGCACGGCGCGCGATCATCCGCCGCCTGCCGGCGGTGGAGACCCTGGGGAGCACGACCGTGATCTGCTCCGACAAGACCGGAACGCTGACGGAGAACCAGATGACGGTCCGGGAGGTTCACGCCGGCGGACAGACATTTGCGGTGACGGGCAACGGCTATGCCGGAGAGGGCAACTTCCTGCACAACGGGGATCCGGTGATCCCGGCACCGTCGGGAGCCCTGGAAGAGACCCTGCGGGCCGGCGTGCTCTGCAACGACACCCTGCTGGTGCGTGATGAGCACGGACGCCCCAAGGTGCAGGGGGATCCCACCGAGGCGGCGTTGCTGGTCGCCGGGCAGAAGGCCGGCTTTCACCTCGACCCCACCCATGGTGCCAACCCCAGGCTCGACGTCATCCCCTTCGAATCCCAGCACATGTACATGGCGACCCTGCATGAGGGGGACCCCCGGCGCATCTATACGAAGGGGGCGCTGGACCGCCTGCTCGCCCGCTGTGACCGGGCACTGGATGCCGCCGGATGCGAGGGTCCGCTCGATGGCGCGTCGGTGCGGGCCGAGGCCGATCGGATGGCGGCGCAGGGACTGCGGGTTCTAGGCTTTGCGCGACGCCGGGTGGAGCCGGATCACGACGCCCTCCATCCAACGCACCTCACCGAAGGACTCACGTTCCTCGGCCTGCAGGGCATGATGGATCCCCCGCGGGCGGAAGCAGCCGAGGCGGTGCGCCACTGCCGGGAGGCCGGCATCGCCGTGAAAATGATCACCGGCGATCATGCGGTCACGGCGGCGGCGATTGCCGCTCAATTGGGACTCCAGGGGGCCACGGACGCCCGAGGACATCTGCGGGCCCTCAGCGGGGGGGAACTGGAAGCCATCGCCGACGCCGACCTCCCCCGGGTGGCCGAGGAGACGGCGGTCTTCGCACGCGTGGCGCCCGAACAGAAGCTGCGTCTCGTCCGGGCCCTGCAGGCGCGGGGTCACGTCGTTGCGATGACCGGAGACGGCGTGAACGACGCGCCGGCCCTCAAGCAGGCCGACATCGGGGTCGCCATGGGCATCTCCGGCACGGAGGTCGCGAAGGGCGCCGCCGCCATGGTGCTGCTTGACGACAATTTTGCATCCATCGAGGCCGCGGTGGAGGAGGGCCGCAACGTCTTCGACAACCTGGTGAAGTTCATCGTGTGGACCCTGCCCACCAACGGTGGGGAGGGTCTGCTGCTGCTGGCGGCGATCGTCCTCGGAACCGACCTGCCGGTCCTCCCGGTGCAACTCCTGTGGATCAACATGACCACGGCCGTCCTGCTCGGCCTGATGCTTGTGTTTGAGCCCAAGGAACCGGGCCTGATGAGCCGTCCGCCGCGGGATCCGGCCCAGCCGCTGCTCACGCGGGCGCTCGTGATGCGGACCGCACTTGTGTCGGTGCTGATGCTGCTGGCGGGACAGGCCCTGTTTGTCTGGGAGCAACGCGCGCTGGGAGCCCCGGTGAACGAGGCCCGGACCATCGTGGTCAACCTGATCGTCGGGATCGAGGTGTTCTACCTGCTGAACTGCCGCTCGCTCACCACGTCCTTCCTGCGGATCGGCTGGTTCTCCAACCGCTGGGTGTGGATCGGCATTGCCATCATGCTGACAGCACAGCTCCTGTTCACCTACCTGCCGGTGATGAACCGCTGGTTCGGCACCGCCCCGATCCGGCCGGAGGCCTGGCTGCATGTCTTCCTGGCGGGCCTTGCCGTCTTCCTGATTGTGGAACTGGAGAAGTGGTGCCGTTTCCACGGTCAGCGCGCCGCCCGAGCCCT